atgattagcggggtctctcgtgccatcataggctttgatagtgggcatcttgaatttccttgagatatgggcattcattatctcttctgtgaagggtggagttggatcatcaggatctccaaggggaagaagattgcttggatcagttcttgggacagcagcccttcttcttaccggaccatccaggtctatgataggaggaggatttctccccctaggaggtatgtggggtctggtggcttggtgagcctccaaatcacgcctcagcctttggatttcagcctcatgagccctgatcttttcctgcacttcttggggattcgcccctggggtgctttgggggcgttgccttccatcggccattggctcttttccaggacgcctccttctcggtgccacttcatcatccgaagactcggagtctctctcagtgtatggaccagaaaattcccgatcctcagggataggatccaaacctcgtatataggggggcgaccgccctcgtgcttcgcttcgcccagcatatccgcttcctccaacctcagggtgaaggggcatcccataaggggggttagtagtgacaatagttgaatattcatacccgacgggtcgagaattcacaggtatatgtatttgttgaacttgaggattcgtaccttgaatcgggggagttgtcccttgtagctggggttgagttgcccctgtctgggcttcctcctgagtagatgcataagttgaatgaggaggaacctccacggttgatgaaatcacctgggttgtctctaatggtgttccttcctctagagctccaattgttctccgtgttctcgccatggttgttgttgtgattcccacagacggcgccaaatgttatggataaaaaaccaaggttattacttgctgtatttaatactaagattcgggagctcaagacctttaatggttgctctcgtgtttcgtgactcgatctgcctttacgagatgcctacgtatctctgtgaattagagaatcaagccaaaaaacgtagttctgatttgtggggtgaggccccttatatagatgttgggagtccttgaattggacttggtataggagacttggtgggcaagtctcatagttagaatggactttggagtcctagatagtaggaaactgattccttatccttttaggtccccttgaggctaatctccaaggatttatatccttatcgggactcttttcaacatctgttttgtcccttattaattaattacgaaattaattaataatcagggcttttgggccttttttattccatcaggcctgatctggtccaccaggcttaacctttctggtctgagtatcatatatctttttattgggcctagcagcccacagcttgtataattaatacagtatttaataatacaatcataatttatttatccctatcaagaACCTTGTTAGATATAATTATACTGAATGATAACTTAACGCATGGAGCACATATAGCTCGAATAGTACAATTGATACTCCGTATAAATCATGAACTTTATTAAACTGAATATTTAAAGTCATGCTGTCAGTTAAGTACTTGGTGGAAGGCGGCTTAATAGCAATGATAAATTAGGAATTGCACAGATTTGCAAACTTGAACCTGCAAGCTCCTGGAGAAGAGATCCAGTTACACGGTGTGGTCTATGAGGATGAACTGAATGAAGAGGTGGATACTGATGACTTGTTCGACTTGTTCTAAGTCCAGTTTCTTGAGTATGCTTGAGTCTAGACTCTTATCTGGGAAGTGAGTGATATTAGAGTGGTTTGTGGCAGctgctagttttcttgtttgcGTGTCTTAGTCTGTTTTGTAGTAGTCTATGTCTTGTTTTTCTGTTTGTGTTCGGGGTTTTCCGTTACTATGTTTCTAACCCTTCTACTACAACTGGAGGTTTTTTTCTTCAATGAATGGGCTTCAAAGAAAAAGGTCCAAGGTAATTTCAATTCTTATCCTAACATGTGTTTGTTGCCCGAGAAAACACTAATCCATATAGTCACAATGCTATTTGAAAGATATGATTAAAATGATATCAGAGATAGATGCAATGGCATATCAGATACAGATGCAGTgctattttttttattaaaaacaatcATGTTACATAATAAGGAGATTGCAGTAAAGCACATACCATGAGCATGGCTTTGAGGTCGGTCATTGTAAATGGCATTTTTGCGTCTTGATTATCTTTTAATTTCAACAAAAACTGTAGAAAATCCTTACTACCTTCTTTTCCATCCATTTCCTGCCTTTGTTTGATCGTAGCCTCAAAAATATCATCAAATTTCTTTGCCGACACCTTCATCTTTTTACGTACCCCTTGAAGGTCAAATCGAGCTAGACCTGGGTAGAAATCAGATATATTAGGCGTCGCCAACATATGAGTAATCTCATTTACCACTAGCCTAAACTCTGCTCCAAGCCCAGCTCTGTCATGCCCCTTGACTGTACCACCCCACATCATACTAGTGACTACATTCATCGAAGTCAAAAACATCTGTTCACCTATATCAACTGGTAACCCAGCCCGGCTGTAGAAATACCCCGTAGTCTGTCTGATCTCCCTTCTTCTAAGATCATAGAAAGAGTCTAATGTACTCTTGCTAAGCATCTCATTCACACACACCCTCCTCAACATTCTCCACTTGGGCCCGTATGGTGTCCACACGATATCCTTGCCACCATAAAAGGCCTCATAGGCTGCAACTGGAACATCACGATTAGCAAAACTGGTGTCTTGGTCTTTGAGCACTTCGCGTGCTAACACAGGTGAATTGATCACGATCCCAACCTTATGGCCTAGCCAGAGTATCACAATCGGACCATAAGTCTTACCAAGGCTAGCAAAATATGTATGGAGCTCAGGGTCAAGGGACAAGAGGTTACCAAATAAAGGCAGGCTTTTGGGGCCTGGTGGCAATGGAGGGCTGATCTTTTTCGACTTGGTGAATCTTAAAGTAATCAAAGAAATGACAAGCAGGGCTGAGGCTGTAACTGTAAGCGCAAAGGCAAAGTCATTTGTGTTGATTATAAGCAACCACCATGACCAAGCATCAGTAAAAGTGATTTTTGTTTGTTGAATCATTTGTTTTAGATATTAGTTTCTAGTTGACAACTGCACAATTAGAGGTGTGTTTCAGATATCAGAGTTTATAAACATAAAAAAGCTGGATGGACTGAAATAGGAAGAATGATATTATCCTAAGAAACTTGGCTAACAAAAAATTAACTATATCACTTCCCCTCGTCCACAAGGATCAACCTTTAACAAGGGGTTGTCAATAGAATGACCATATAACAATGTGACCTCACACATatctttccaaaatttattttttcaGATAACTATATAAGTTTTTTAAGGTGACGTTTAAGTTTACGGTAATTTGTAAATATGAGATTTTTTTACTATGTTGTCATCTCACAATCTGCAATTCAACTTGAACTTCATGCATTACTTGTGGTTTGTTCATCATCTCGGCCAATGCAACTCCAGTGAGCTCGCCACTTGTAGACCTTCCATTTTTTCCGTCTATATGTTACGATTTAATATCCATGGCAATTTTGGTGGAAGATTAGGGTTTATGTTTCCTTCCATGAAAGTTCTTCATCATGTGTATGAAAAGATTCAAAGAGAAAGTTTTCGCTGCTTGTAGACCCTCCGTTTTTCTGTCTTTATGTTCTGATGCTTTTTTTGCCTTTACTTCTCCGTGATTTCTTGTATTTTCTGATGGTGCAAGCAATGCTATCTTCACTATCATGTAGGCTATGACTGACTACTATAAATATCACAAAAATTTCTTTTGTGGACAACGGGTAATATAGAAAGCGTGTATTGTGGAAAGGAAATCGCCGGTTAGTATTAGATCAGAAATCTGAACAGCTTGACCACTGATCAATAAAACAGCTCTATGTCCTGCGAAACAAGGACACGTGTGTGGATTTCgaaaatttaaaaatatgggGATACGGGTGCGGAGGGACACgtcatacataaacataaaaaTGTCATGTTACACACATCGAGACTAGAGATGCATAATGTCAAAAGCATAGAGATGCATAACTCCTTTAATCTTTTGTTTACTGCGAGTATTGTTTGGCCGGTTAGAGGATGTACTGAATACTGATCAGCTATTTTACGATCTTATAGACGTCTCCAATATGGCTAGCAGATTCACCGTGAGATATCAAAATTTTATCTATACGATTCTTGCGCCTTGCCAAATGTTGATGTCAATTTTCGTCACGGACAAGAcaataaattaagatttataaTCGGGCACTCATATAGATCTAGAACAATTGACGTTGTCCACACTCGAGGCAAGATGGGGAAAAAACGGACCTTGAATCCAAATAAAAATCTTACTTTTTCTTCTGCATATTTCAAAATATTACAGGAATGTTACATCATTATTTGTGACTTTAACTTGGATAAAGCTGCAAAAGTGCACGGATATCATTTGATCCTTAGTTACTGGTAGAGCTCGGGATTAGACAGCCTTGGCGATGGAATAAGAACAAGAGGTACTGCCTTCTTCATCACAATCCCAAACTTCTCTGTCAAATCTAATTTCTGTCCTTGAGGGAGCTTCCAGTCAAATGAATGCAGCAGCGATGCAAGTGAAAACAAGAACATGTTTTCAGCCATAGCAATCCCAACACACGTTCTTCGTCCTGACCCAAATGGGAGATAATCAAAATCCTTGCCACTTTGATCCCGTTTACCATCCAAAAATCTCTCTGGAATAAATTCCAGTGGCTTGTTCCAGATGCTAGGATCACGGTGTATTGACCATACATTTATGAAAACACGAGATCCTTCGGGAACGGTGTAACCACCAACAACACATGTGTCACTTGGACAATGAGGCACCAAGAGTGGTACAACAGGATGTAATCTCAGAATCTCCTTCATAACAGCATACAGATAAGGTAGCTTGGGAAGGTGAGATTCTTCAACTATGTTATTTTCCCCCACTACAATTTCCAGCTCTTCTTGCactttttgaattatttgtggCTTATTCATCATCTCAGCCAACGCAAATTCCACTGTGTTAGAAGTTGTATCAGTCCCACCAGTCACCATATCCTATTTCAGAACCTTGTTAGATAAAAATAGCTATTTAAAGTAAGGGTTTAAGGACATTTTCATTTTTCACACTTGCATTTGTTTGCCTGAGTAAACACCAATCCAAAAAGTCACAATGCTATTTCaaaaatatgattaaaatagATATCTGAGATAGATGCAATGctatttttttttattaagaAAAATAGCATGTTAAATAAAAAGGAGATGGTAGTAAAGCACATACCATTAACATGGCTTTGAGGTCGGTCATTGTAAATGGCATTTTTGCATCTTGGTTATCTTTTAACTTCAATAAAAACTGTAGAAAAGCCTTACCACCTTCTTTAGCATCCATTTCATGCCTTTGTTTGATTGCAGTCTCAAAAATATCATCAAATTTTTTTGTCAACACCTTCGTCTTTTTACGGATCCCTTGAAGGTCAAACCGAGCTAGACCTGGGTAGAAATCAGATATATTAGGCGTAGCCAACAGCTCAGTTATCTCATGTACTACTAGCCGAAACTCTGCCCCAAGCCCAGCCCTGTCATCCCCCTTGACTGTACCACCCCACATCATACTAGTGACTATATTCATCAAAGTCAAAAACATCTGTTCACCTATATCAACTGGGGACCCGACCCGCCTGTAGATATACCCCATAGTCTGTCTGATCTCCTTTCTTCTAAGATCATAGAAGGAGTCTAATGCACTCTTGCTAAGCATCTCAGTCAGACACACCCTCCTCAACATTCGCCATTTAGGGCCATGTGGTGTCCACACTATATCATTGCCACCATAAAAGGCTTCGTAGGCTGCAGCTGGAACATCACGATTAGCAAAGCTGGTGTCTTGGTCTTTGAGCACTTCGCGTGCTAAACCAGGCGAGTTGATCACGATTCCAACCTTATGGCCTAGCCAGAGCGTCAAAATCGGACCATAAGTCTTACCAAGCCTTGCAAAATACGTGTGGAGGTCAGGGTCAAGGGACAAGAGATTGCCAACTAAAGGCAGGCTTTTGGGGCCTGGTGGCAGTGGAGGGCTGAACTTATTCGACTTGGTAAATATTATAGTAACCAATGAAATGACAAGAAGGACTGTGGCTGTAACTGTAAGCACAAAGGTGAAGTCATTTGTGTTGATCATTAGCAACCACCATGACCAAGCATCAGTAAGAGTTGTTTGTGTTTCCCGAATCATTTTTTATAGATCAAGATTAGTCTGTAGTTGACAACTGCACATTTAGAGGTGTGCTTCTGATATCCGAGTTTACCTATTTATACCGAAAAATCTGAATCCAATTCATCCTCAAATTTACCACTTCAGCCCTGCAATTTTTCCTAATTAACAACTTCTGCTACGTACTCATGCTTTTACAGCATCCATGCATGGGCTTACTACATGTAAAATGAAGACAAATGTATACAAAATTTATGCTTGAAGGGTCAATGTCTATGGACTATGATGGGAGTTGCTGTAGTTGCTCAGTTTTCCTATTTGTTTCGACtgaaaatcaaaaaaaaaatgtGGAACTCAATGTATATTTAGACTGACAGGTTTCGATCAAAGTTGTCGTAAACAGCATGCTTAGACTTCGCAATCAATCTAAATATGATTAAGTTTTGTGTGCTTAACCAGGATTTTCAAACTCTTACAGTTACAAAAGATATGTCTTTTATTGTTTTAGtttgatattttttaatattttgattGACATGGTGAAACTTTGAGGTATTATTCTTTGATTTGCTATTGTTTCTTCCTCGTGTTTCAAATTTGTGGGAATGTGGCTATCGGTGAAATTCTTAATTATATTTCGTGAGCTTAAGCCATTCATGTAAGATTATTCATTTCTCGGCTTATTCTTAGCAGAAAATAATAATAGCATTTTTTTTCTTTCAATTAGTATTTTAAAAATTCTAGATTTAAACCGATTAATCCCTGATTAATCTTGTGCTATACAAGGTGATCGGCCGATTTGATTTTTTGAATCCGATTAATCCTTCTAAGATTTTCTTTgtcgggatatatatatattaatttattaaaattaaaatattatatttatttaaatataataattataaaatttatgatATGGTAAAAATTAGTTAGTAAATAATCAATATAATCATAATAacatattaaataatattttgatattaaaatacaACCAATTTTCACTCCGATTAATCCCGATTTTTGATTAATTCTAAATTGATAAGTGAACCGATTAGATCCGATTTCTGATTTTTACAACTCTActttcaataattaattaaatggATTTTCTCGTGGGACTGAAAATCAAAATGTGTAGAACTAAATGTATATCTAGACTAAGTTTTAATCAATGTTGTCAACAATATCATGCTCAATGTTGTCAACAATATCATGCTTAGTCTTCATAATCAATTTGAATATGATTAAATTAAGAATTCACGAAGGAATATAAAGTGTTCTCGAATCCGGGAtagaaagaaaagaataaaaaataattattatcttCCTTTCACTTCTAATTTTTCCAAAATTAAGAAGAAGATTTTGAAGACAAAAATAAACAAAACTTATTCGCATATCTACATATTTCTTTACCTTTCTTTTATAAACACTAAGCTGTAGATGGTTTCTTGCAACACTAAAACCGTGTCTCTATATATCCCTCCATTTGATGTTGTTATAGGCCAAACAATGGTTATAGTAACATCTAAAGTATGTTGGGtcctgttaggtaatgaatacaacacagaggtgaatgtgttttagacaaTTTTAATGACTTTTGAACTTATGGTGAACAAAATAATCTGTATTGTAGAGATAATgtgttttaataaaataatttaaacatgcacatgaacacacttatctttcaaaactcacttaattttatattaaaatcaagctagtgttttgcaacaaatttatgggttcttagtatgttaagaactcagcttctttcttgagagttacaagatttttcagatctatttgttactTCAAAACAAAGCATCCattgtttactttatagaactgtaaacactggttttacacaacatgtaatagcatgtactaaaccctacttttaaataactaaatctttctatttctggcttagtgtaaCTTTGCAAATTgtgcacgcctgtgactttactttgtcagaTAATCtcggcctttgatcttgtacccttcaagctacttttgtagacttttcaaatcagtgattgat
This sequence is a window from Apium graveolens cultivar Ventura chromosome 9, ASM990537v1, whole genome shotgun sequence. Protein-coding genes within it:
- the LOC141684688 gene encoding flavonoid 3'-monooxygenase CYP75B137-like, giving the protein MIRETQTTLTDAWSWWLLMINTNDFTFVLTVTATVLLVISLVTIIFTKSNKFSPPLPPGPKSLPLVGNLLSLDPDLHTYFARLGKTYGPILTLWLGHKVGIVINSPGLAREVLKDQDTSFANRDVPAAAYEAFYGGNDIVWTPHGPKWRMLRRVCLTEMLSKSALDSFYDLRRKEIRQTMGYIYRRVGSPVDIGEQMFLTLMNIVTSMMWGGTVKGDDRAGLGAEFRLVVHEITELLATPNISDFYPGLARFDLQGIRKKTKVLTKKFDDIFETAIKQRHEMDAKEGGKAFLQFLLKLKDNQDAKMPFTMTDLKAMLMDMVTGGTDTTSNTVEFALAEMMNKPQIIQKVQEELEIVVGENNIVEESHLPKLPYLYAVMKEILRLHPVVPLLVPHCPSDTCVVGGYTVPEGSRVFINVWSIHRDPSIWNKPLEFIPERFLDGKRDQSGKDFDYLPFGSGRRTCVGIAMAENMFLFSLASLLHSFDWKLPQGQKLDLTEKFGIVMKKAVPLVLIPSPRLSNPELYQ